A single genomic interval of Pyrobaculum arsenaticum DSM 13514 harbors:
- a CDS encoding ABC transporter permease gives MFFEILSLAWRALWERRGRTVGAIIGVVIAFTALSFALLLGHTFRYYVTQFFTSTFQLNALYVVGVEFTDTDVFAISTISGVDLVVPLAATQASVVLPGAPQRTVVTLYGVPSYVLHKVFPQSALREGASVLGPNLALVGYYIAYDSSTGLQRLGVGSPVVVTLGDKSASFVVMGVLALGNMGVLDTATGVYVDIETFRALTGARHYAMLVVYAKDTSLVRQIEGGIRARYPNAQIFSPQTIIESVNTFFVQFQLFLGLISGVSTLITALWLYDTMTISTMQRTKEIGVLRAVGFKKRQVTVMFLMEALIIAVIGVTVGVPILLAVGYVAQLIATAFLGPSGLIIDPLVLAGAAALVVLVNLTGALLPAYRAGRIEIVNALRYE, from the coding sequence ATGTTTTTTGAGATACTTAGCCTGGCGTGGAGGGCGCTGTGGGAGCGGCGGGGAAGGACAGTTGGGGCCATTATCGGCGTCGTTATTGCGTTCACAGCCCTGAGCTTTGCCTTGCTTCTGGGACATACTTTTAGGTACTACGTCACCCAGTTCTTCACCTCGACCTTTCAGCTCAACGCCCTGTACGTCGTGGGCGTAGAGTTCACCGACACCGACGTCTTTGCCATATCTACCATCAGCGGCGTTGATCTCGTGGTGCCGCTGGCCGCGACGCAGGCCAGTGTTGTACTGCCGGGTGCTCCCCAGCGCACGGTAGTAACGCTTTACGGCGTTCCCTCCTACGTCTTGCACAAGGTTTTCCCGCAGTCCGCCCTGAGAGAGGGTGCATCCGTATTGGGGCCCAACCTCGCCTTGGTTGGGTACTACATTGCCTACGATTCGTCAACCGGTCTACAGAGGCTCGGCGTGGGGTCGCCGGTGGTAGTTACGCTAGGCGATAAGTCTGCCTCTTTCGTCGTCATGGGGGTGTTGGCTTTAGGCAATATGGGAGTTTTAGACACGGCAACGGGGGTGTATGTAGATATTGAGACTTTCAGAGCTTTAACAGGCGCTAGGCACTACGCGATGCTGGTAGTCTACGCCAAGGATACCTCCCTAGTTAGGCAGATAGAGGGGGGAATAAGGGCCCGCTACCCCAACGCGCAGATTTTCTCGCCGCAGACAATAATAGAATCAGTAAACACGTTTTTTGTGCAGTTTCAGCTATTTCTCGGATTAATAAGCGGCGTCAGCACCTTGATCACAGCGCTTTGGCTGTACGACACTATGACCATAAGCACGATGCAGAGGACTAAAGAGATCGGCGTGCTTAGGGCGGTGGGCTTCAAGAAGAGACAAGTTACGGTTATGTTCTTGATGGAGGCACTTATAATCGCCGTTATAGGCGTAACAGTGGGCGTCCCCATCCTCTTAGCTGTGGGCTACGTGGCACAGCTAATTGCCACCGCTTTTCTGGGCCCTAGCGGACTTATAATCGACCCCCTAGTGTTGGCCGGCGCGGCGGCGTTGGTGGTATTGGTAAACCTGACAGGAGCCCTCCTCCCAGCGTACAGGGCAGGCCGCATTGAGATCGTAAACGCCTTGAGATATGAATAA
- a CDS encoding glycosyltransferase yields the protein MGFDYLLFFIIPNLAGGLYILLAALGLSSGRVRHSARPVDNYLVVVVTVGNERVLPALRETVAQLERLGLRYVVVSSRPLPFSNVLVVPREADGTKYRAIKWFVENYARADMWYIFLDDDSYPLDSGFLRDIAYYGGRGYVAGNGIIVPRPGRSALAYALDWVRYFHDLTLYRFALEVLRRPIFGMHGELLIVRGDVLKEVWPAMGDTVAEDFRFAMELAKRGYKTFQSATLVSIKSPNSLADFVRQRARWAAAVAEAFRYRNPYYVVLILIVPAVLWLGALGGASYGYLGTPQAVAAMYLAVYTYGSIKARRYIIDVFVASLLELVGLAVGIVRKAASFYIIDKR from the coding sequence ATGGGCTTCGACTACTTGCTGTTTTTCATAATTCCTAACCTCGCCGGGGGCTTGTACATACTCCTAGCCGCGTTGGGGCTGTCAAGTGGCCGTGTGAGGCACAGCGCGAGGCCCGTTGATAACTACTTAGTGGTAGTTGTTACTGTGGGCAACGAGAGAGTCCTCCCGGCGCTTCGGGAGACCGTGGCCCAGCTTGAGAGGCTTGGCCTCCGCTACGTGGTTGTGTCGTCGAGGCCGCTACCCTTTAGCAATGTGCTGGTGGTGCCGAGGGAGGCCGACGGGACGAAGTACAGGGCTATAAAGTGGTTTGTCGAGAACTACGCAAGAGCCGATATGTGGTACATATTTTTAGACGACGACAGCTACCCGCTGGACAGCGGCTTCCTCCGCGACATCGCCTACTACGGAGGACGGGGCTATGTGGCTGGGAACGGCATAATTGTGCCGAGGCCGGGAAGATCTGCGCTAGCGTATGCCCTTGACTGGGTGCGGTACTTCCACGACTTGACGCTATACCGGTTCGCCCTGGAGGTTTTGAGGAGGCCTATCTTCGGGATGCACGGCGAGCTTTTGATAGTCCGCGGCGATGTTTTGAAAGAGGTGTGGCCTGCTATGGGCGACACGGTTGCTGAGGACTTCCGCTTCGCCATGGAGCTAGCCAAGAGGGGGTATAAGACCTTCCAGTCTGCGACGCTCGTCTCTATAAAAAGCCCCAATAGCTTGGCAGACTTCGTGAGGCAGAGGGCCAGGTGGGCGGCTGCCGTGGCCGAAGCTTTTAGGTACCGCAACCCCTACTACGTTGTTCTAATTCTTATAGTGCCAGCTGTTCTTTGGCTGGGGGCACTTGGAGGCGCCTCATACGGTTACCTCGGCACACCGCAAGCCGTCGCCGCGATGTATTTGGCAGTGTACACATATGGAAGTATAAAAGCCAGGAGGTACATAATCGACGTCTTTGTAGCTTCCCTCCTAGAGCTTGTAGGCCTAGCCGTAGGGATTGTGAGAAAAGCCGCCAGCTTCTACATAATCGACAAGCGCTAG
- a CDS encoding COG1361 S-layer family protein, whose amino-acid sequence MRAVVIIVAAWFVLAQVSVFAPSVDYLWLGARWAQLPKFPGDVGVLALSFYTSAELVDVAVSIDPKCQHLVALDSATMASAGPGVVTASVRVVAKELNRTCPANVVINARYKRTTSGLEDGITKVEYAEVFIPPYPAYNLSTRGAVLLGFPSNITLVVENPYAFTSSLSLQGQGARVASPIGSVKIGGSRAEIPVVVVAEATTASLLVTIQTKDWLGEPVSLTYSVPLFATPPPPPILAISPAVLSQNKFNSVNITVILPVVADGVATISVAGAAAPRSAISVPIKAGKGSAVVDVYPIGGAVTFTAQVAYSVGGVSKVDQVSATAAVQQEAEGASAVEVKPNRLVAGVANNVTLLVRAPGPFNVSVTVSNAAVDKPAPFRFGGVGEAAARLVVTPLAAQPVVFTITVRHSGGVDQYTVTLPATSASIFTVTPMPSLVKAGGNRTVVVKLVNSGDVAIERAVVTITPATGDVAAPSYTFQIGRLAPLESAELPISFLVPVTQGGAVAFTYNIVYVTELGASGTAQGAFYVQVYQVPAVNISSVVVTPPRAEVGKPFYITVTVLNEGFVPAINLQLRASAPEGVKPVANPYYFAGRLDPQASTAIPLSFNATAPGRYDIELTLTYIDRFGNPYTVPYTVTVEVANTTAPLTLAPATGSTAPTQSGGWIIATILAVAVLAVMFYFALRKR is encoded by the coding sequence ATGAGAGCGGTAGTGATTATTGTGGCTGCGTGGTTTGTGCTTGCCCAAGTATCAGTATTTGCGCCCTCTGTTGACTACCTCTGGCTGGGGGCTAGGTGGGCGCAGCTCCCAAAGTTCCCAGGCGACGTAGGGGTGTTGGCGCTTTCCTTCTACACGTCTGCCGAGTTAGTCGACGTGGCGGTTTCTATTGATCCGAAGTGCCAGCACCTCGTCGCCTTGGACTCGGCCACGATGGCCTCCGCAGGTCCCGGCGTGGTGACCGCTTCGGTGAGGGTGGTGGCCAAGGAGCTGAACCGCACGTGCCCAGCCAACGTGGTGATCAACGCAAGATACAAGCGCACCACAAGCGGCCTCGAAGACGGCATCACGAAGGTGGAGTACGCGGAGGTTTTCATCCCGCCCTACCCCGCATACAACCTCTCGACGCGGGGCGCCGTCCTTCTAGGCTTCCCCAGCAACATCACGCTGGTAGTTGAAAACCCGTACGCATTTACCTCTTCCCTCTCCCTCCAGGGCCAAGGGGCGCGGGTAGCCTCGCCGATTGGCTCTGTGAAAATCGGCGGCTCCAGGGCTGAGATCCCCGTAGTAGTAGTAGCAGAAGCCACCACAGCCTCGCTACTCGTGACTATACAGACAAAGGACTGGCTGGGGGAACCTGTCTCTCTGACATATTCAGTACCGCTTTTCGCTACGCCGCCTCCACCGCCAATCCTCGCAATCAGCCCCGCCGTCCTCTCGCAGAACAAGTTCAATTCTGTAAACATCACAGTGATTCTGCCAGTTGTGGCTGACGGGGTTGCAACCATATCGGTGGCCGGCGCCGCGGCCCCCCGCTCCGCAATCTCGGTGCCCATAAAGGCCGGCAAAGGCTCCGCAGTTGTAGATGTCTACCCCATCGGCGGGGCAGTCACCTTCACGGCGCAGGTGGCCTACAGCGTGGGGGGAGTGTCCAAGGTCGACCAAGTCTCGGCCACAGCCGCCGTTCAGCAAGAGGCGGAGGGGGCGTCGGCCGTCGAGGTCAAGCCTAATAGACTTGTGGCAGGTGTGGCTAACAACGTGACCCTGCTGGTGCGGGCGCCAGGGCCCTTCAACGTCTCCGTTACTGTGTCCAACGCCGCTGTCGACAAGCCGGCGCCATTCCGCTTCGGCGGGGTAGGCGAGGCAGCGGCGAGGCTAGTCGTGACGCCGCTTGCCGCCCAGCCTGTGGTCTTTACAATAACTGTGCGTCACAGCGGCGGAGTAGACCAGTATACGGTCACGCTCCCCGCAACGTCGGCGAGCATATTCACCGTGACCCCCATGCCCTCTCTTGTCAAGGCAGGCGGCAACCGCACAGTGGTGGTCAAGCTGGTGAACAGCGGCGACGTGGCAATAGAAAGGGCCGTGGTCACCATCACCCCTGCCACCGGCGACGTGGCGGCGCCCAGCTACACCTTCCAAATCGGCCGCCTCGCCCCTCTAGAAAGCGCAGAGTTGCCCATATCTTTCTTAGTCCCAGTCACCCAAGGCGGCGCCGTTGCCTTCACCTACAACATCGTCTACGTAACAGAGCTCGGCGCCTCTGGGACGGCACAAGGCGCATTCTACGTCCAAGTATACCAAGTCCCGGCGGTGAATATATCGTCTGTTGTAGTAACGCCGCCCAGGGCCGAGGTAGGGAAGCCATTCTATATCACCGTCACTGTGCTCAACGAGGGCTTTGTCCCAGCCATAAACCTCCAGCTGAGGGCCAGCGCCCCCGAGGGCGTCAAGCCTGTGGCCAACCCCTACTACTTCGCCGGGCGGCTAGACCCCCAGGCTAGCACAGCCATCCCCCTCAGCTTCAACGCCACGGCGCCGGGCCGCTACGACATAGAGCTGACCCTGACGTACATAGACCGCTTCGGCAACCCCTACACCGTGCCGTACACAGTCACAGTAGAAGTGGCAAACACCACGGCACCCCTAACCTTGGCACCAGCGACTGGAAGCACGGCGCCTACACAGAGCGGCGGGTGGATAATAGCAACAATATTAGCTGTCGCTGTGCTAGCCGTTATGTTCTACTTCGCGCTTAGAAAGCGGTAG
- a CDS encoding homoserine kinase: MKAPSTSANLGSGFDVVAVAHDAYFAEAYASVGSGCGVHVRFKGFDPGSDNTVTRAFLKLFDLLGICRGVEVEVVNNIPVARGLGSSGASAVAALAAFLREAGMKVDPRIVVEAAGHGEAAAAGSPHFDNVAGAALGGAVVITSLNPLDFVKFSPRLTFVVGVPDVPPMPNKTKVMREVLPKSVEFKTYVKQISRVAALVSGFARSDPALVARGMADDVVEPARAPHVPGYSRVRKYVMEAGALAVAISGAGPAVVALVNEKEVDAVRSAVLRAYAEEGIKAEAKVAQIAEGALET; encoded by the coding sequence ATGAAAGCGCCCTCCACCAGCGCCAATTTGGGCTCGGGCTTCGACGTAGTCGCAGTTGCCCACGACGCCTACTTCGCCGAGGCCTACGCATCGGTCGGTTCCGGTTGCGGCGTACACGTCAGGTTCAAGGGCTTCGACCCCGGGAGCGACAACACCGTGACTAGGGCGTTTCTAAAGCTCTTTGACCTACTCGGCATCTGCCGGGGCGTCGAGGTGGAGGTGGTGAACAACATACCCGTGGCCAGGGGGCTCGGCAGTAGCGGCGCCTCGGCAGTGGCGGCGCTTGCGGCCTTCCTCAGAGAGGCAGGAATGAAGGTAGACCCCCGCATCGTGGTGGAGGCGGCAGGCCACGGGGAGGCCGCCGCGGCCGGGAGCCCCCACTTCGACAACGTGGCCGGCGCAGCTCTTGGCGGCGCCGTGGTGATTACGTCTTTAAACCCGCTGGACTTTGTCAAGTTCTCGCCCCGCCTCACCTTCGTGGTGGGAGTCCCAGACGTACCGCCGATGCCAAACAAGACGAAGGTAATGAGGGAGGTTCTCCCCAAGTCGGTGGAGTTCAAGACGTACGTTAAGCAAATCTCCCGCGTCGCGGCGCTGGTGTCAGGCTTCGCCCGCTCCGATCCTGCCCTAGTGGCCAGGGGCATGGCCGACGACGTGGTGGAGCCGGCAAGGGCGCCCCACGTACCTGGGTACTCAAGAGTGAGGAAATACGTCATGGAGGCCGGGGCGCTGGCTGTGGCTATTTCTGGTGCAGGCCCGGCGGTGGTGGCGCTTGTTAACGAAAAGGAGGTAGACGCCGTGAGAAGCGCCGTGCTTAGGGCATACGCCGAGGAGGGGATAAAAGCAGAGGCCAAGGTGGCTCAAATCGCCGAGGGGGCGCTAGAGACTTGA
- a CDS encoding cobalamin-independent methionine synthase II family protein has protein sequence MSLPRAFVTSVVGSWPRPGWLIDAFEKFEKGQLDQQTFSQYLDDAVKLAIKDQEEAGLDVITDGEQRRTSFVAFVGQKLKGFKIVRVEELHPNAKEIMKKYKAPLTLWRPVIAGYIEDSIMAVDEVEYAKKVTQKPLKVTLPSPYLIMWEAWHAKISAPYYPRPEDAAEAYVKVLRREIARLIDAGVAFIQLDEPMMGDLIEAEPNRPDRYKQVASELYGQKYRGLKDEIQLAVDLVNETVQGFGTSVRIGMHLDRWPTEESPVVGYERLAPQVFDVKVKQYVVEYKHPRMGDPVEFAKILPSDKEIGLGSIDVRDPKRVETPEEVAAHVEKIVKYVDPVRIWLNPDCGFAPGMYRAFPRAVAVEKLKAMVKAAKMLREKYWWA, from the coding sequence ATGTCTCTCCCAAGGGCATTCGTAACGTCGGTAGTCGGCTCGTGGCCAAGGCCGGGTTGGCTGATAGATGCTTTTGAGAAGTTCGAAAAAGGCCAACTAGACCAGCAGACCTTCTCCCAGTACCTAGACGACGCTGTGAAGCTCGCCATAAAGGACCAAGAAGAGGCGGGCCTAGACGTTATTACCGACGGAGAGCAGAGGAGGACCTCCTTCGTCGCCTTCGTCGGCCAGAAGCTGAAAGGCTTCAAAATCGTCCGGGTGGAGGAGCTCCACCCCAACGCCAAGGAGATAATGAAGAAGTACAAGGCCCCTCTCACTCTCTGGCGACCTGTCATCGCCGGCTACATAGAGGACAGCATCATGGCTGTGGACGAGGTGGAGTACGCCAAGAAGGTGACCCAGAAGCCCCTCAAGGTTACCCTCCCGTCGCCCTACCTAATCATGTGGGAGGCGTGGCACGCCAAGATATCAGCCCCCTACTACCCCCGCCCCGAAGACGCCGCAGAGGCCTACGTCAAGGTGTTGAGGAGGGAGATAGCGAGACTGATAGACGCCGGCGTGGCGTTCATCCAGTTAGATGAGCCCATGATGGGAGACCTCATAGAGGCGGAGCCGAACAGGCCCGACCGATACAAGCAGGTGGCCTCTGAGCTCTACGGCCAAAAGTACAGGGGGCTCAAAGACGAGATCCAGCTAGCCGTCGACCTCGTAAACGAGACGGTCCAGGGCTTCGGCACCTCGGTCCGCATCGGCATGCACCTCGACCGGTGGCCCACCGAGGAGTCCCCAGTGGTGGGCTACGAGAGGCTGGCCCCACAAGTCTTCGACGTCAAGGTCAAGCAGTACGTCGTGGAATACAAGCACCCCAGAATGGGAGACCCGGTGGAGTTCGCCAAGATACTGCCCAGCGACAAGGAGATCGGCCTAGGCTCAATCGACGTGAGGGACCCCAAGCGGGTGGAGACCCCAGAGGAGGTGGCGGCACACGTGGAGAAGATTGTGAAGTACGTCGACCCCGTCAGGATTTGGCTTAACCCAGACTGCGGCTTCGCGCCGGGCATGTACCGCGCCTTCCCTCGCGCCGTTGCCGTCGAGAAGCTTAAAGCCATGGTAAAAGCCGCCAAGATGCTAAGAGAGAAGTACTGGTGGGCGTAA
- a CDS encoding acetyl-CoA C-acetyltransferase: MQQVGKRLENVYLVAFARTAFTRFSRKDPQKDDFWDLRPEDLAAVAVKALFEKTGVKPEVVEDMLTGTALPVGEQWLYGGRHVVFAAKLPYTIPAAHIDRQCASSITTVGFGAMEVATGMADVVIAGGVEKMSKTPMYENPHIEINPKFLADEEYVRLYNLPIGYVMGLTAERLAEVSGIKREEMDAWSLRSHRKATEAQEKGYFRDEIIPIIVEREGQKKVVDRDQSVRPDTTLEALAKLPPAFKPDGVITAGNSSPLNSGAAYVMLASGEAVKKYGLQPLAKVRAVAFAGVPPEVMGMGPVPASRKALEKAGLSVKQIGRWEINEAFAVVTLYAIRELGIDPDTVNTRGGAIAIGHPLGATGARIIGTLARQMQIDGVDYGVATLCVGGGQGAAVVLERV; this comes from the coding sequence ATGCAACAGGTCGGTAAAAGGTTGGAAAACGTGTACCTAGTCGCCTTTGCCCGCACGGCCTTCACGAGGTTTTCCCGGAAAGACCCCCAGAAAGACGACTTCTGGGATTTGAGGCCTGAGGACCTAGCGGCGGTAGCTGTCAAGGCCCTTTTTGAGAAAACCGGCGTCAAACCGGAGGTTGTAGAGGATATGTTGACAGGGACGGCGCTCCCGGTGGGGGAGCAGTGGCTGTACGGAGGACGCCACGTGGTTTTCGCGGCGAAGCTCCCCTACACAATACCGGCGGCGCACATCGACAGGCAGTGCGCCTCCTCTATCACCACAGTGGGCTTCGGCGCCATGGAGGTTGCCACCGGCATGGCAGACGTGGTTATAGCCGGCGGGGTTGAGAAGATGTCTAAGACTCCCATGTACGAAAACCCCCACATAGAGATAAACCCCAAGTTCCTCGCCGATGAGGAGTACGTCAGGCTGTACAACCTCCCCATTGGCTACGTCATGGGTCTGACGGCAGAGAGGCTTGCAGAGGTATCGGGCATCAAGAGGGAGGAGATGGACGCCTGGTCTCTCCGAAGCCACAGGAAAGCCACAGAGGCCCAGGAAAAGGGCTACTTCAGAGATGAGATTATTCCGATAATAGTGGAGAGGGAGGGGCAGAAGAAGGTGGTTGACCGGGACCAGTCGGTGAGGCCTGACACTACGCTTGAGGCGCTGGCCAAGCTCCCGCCGGCGTTTAAGCCTGACGGCGTGATAACGGCGGGCAACTCGTCACCTCTCAACTCCGGCGCGGCCTACGTGATGCTGGCGTCGGGGGAAGCTGTGAAAAAATACGGCCTCCAGCCTCTGGCCAAGGTGAGGGCGGTGGCCTTCGCCGGTGTGCCGCCGGAGGTCATGGGCATGGGGCCCGTGCCGGCGTCTAGGAAGGCGCTTGAGAAGGCTGGGCTGTCGGTGAAGCAGATCGGGAGGTGGGAGATAAACGAGGCCTTTGCCGTCGTCACCCTATACGCCATCAGAGAGCTGGGCATAGACCCCGACACCGTCAACACCAGGGGTGGGGCGATAGCCATAGGGCACCCACTGGGCGCCACGGGGGCTAGGATTATCGGAACTTTGGCTAGGCAGATGCAGATAGACGGCGTCGACTACGGCGTGGCCACTCTCTGCGTGGGCGGAGGGCAGGGAGCAGCCGTCGTCTTAGAAAGAGTATAA
- a CDS encoding SDR family oxidoreductase, which yields MRLVQKNVVVVGVGPGLGSAVAYMALREAASVYAFARRPEALAGLQWLAQHGKVYLSARDFAKLDQALAAAEEARKVFPAVHGLVVTAGGYTSQPVEEVGEAELEDMLSKNLKAHIYAVRAFAPLLAPGSSVVLVSSVGGAYKAWPRHVAYVASKAAVAKAAEALAAELLERGVRVNAVAPGGMTKDFQPGRRYEVKLGAPQVPPEEVAKVVIWLLTDEARWVTGAVIPVDGGRRLL from the coding sequence ATGAGACTTGTTCAGAAAAACGTTGTCGTGGTCGGGGTCGGCCCCGGACTGGGGTCGGCCGTGGCTTACATGGCGCTTAGGGAGGCGGCCTCGGTGTACGCCTTCGCCAGAAGGCCCGAAGCGCTGGCGGGGTTGCAGTGGCTTGCCCAACACGGCAAGGTATACCTATCGGCCAGGGACTTCGCCAAGCTGGATCAAGCCCTCGCCGCCGCCGAGGAGGCGAGGAAGGTATTCCCCGCGGTCCACGGCCTCGTGGTGACGGCCGGCGGCTACACGTCGCAACCCGTGGAGGAGGTGGGCGAGGCGGAGCTGGAGGACATGCTCTCCAAGAACTTAAAAGCACATATATACGCCGTGAGGGCCTTCGCCCCCCTCCTCGCCCCCGGCTCCTCCGTCGTGCTGGTATCTTCTGTGGGCGGGGCGTATAAGGCCTGGCCGAGGCATGTGGCCTACGTGGCGTCTAAAGCCGCCGTCGCCAAGGCGGCTGAGGCCCTGGCCGCGGAGCTCCTCGAAAGGGGGGTGAGGGTAAACGCGGTGGCGCCGGGCGGCATGACGAAGGACTTCCAGCCCGGGCGACGCTACGAGGTCAAGCTGGGGGCGCCGCAAGTACCGCCTGAGGAGGTGGCAAAGGTCGTGATATGGCTCCTCACAGACGAGGCGAGGTGGGTCACCGGGGCCGTGATCCCGGTAGACGGAGGCAGGCGGTTGCTCTAG
- a CDS encoding cyclase family protein: MYIDLTMVLRPGMPVFPGSPKPAVIQWTKYDVHSYYSNVLFLHEHTSTHVDAPAHFIPGAKTLDQLDVSKYFGKFVAVDFSHLPPRGVIRLREFENALPRGADLGPGWVVLIRTGYDQYAGTEKWMEYPELSPELAEHLAKLGINAVGIDSPSPDRAPFEIHKILLGREVLIYENLTNLDQLVGKIGKFYGLPLKVEGGSGSPVRAVAEI, from the coding sequence ATGTATATAGACCTCACGATGGTTCTACGGCCCGGAATGCCCGTATTCCCCGGAAGCCCCAAGCCTGCGGTTATACAGTGGACTAAATATGACGTGCACAGCTACTACAGCAATGTGCTCTTCCTTCACGAACACACCTCTACTCACGTAGACGCGCCGGCACACTTCATCCCAGGCGCCAAGACGCTGGACCAACTAGACGTGTCTAAGTATTTTGGAAAATTCGTAGCTGTGGACTTCTCACACCTACCGCCCAGGGGGGTAATAAGGCTGAGGGAATTTGAAAACGCTTTGCCGAGAGGCGCCGATCTCGGCCCAGGCTGGGTGGTTCTGATTAGGACAGGCTACGACCAGTACGCAGGCACTGAGAAGTGGATGGAGTACCCGGAGCTGTCGCCGGAGCTCGCGGAGCACCTCGCCAAGTTGGGCATAAACGCAGTTGGCATAGACTCGCCTAGCCCCGACAGGGCCCCCTTTGAAATACACAAAATACTCCTGGGACGGGAGGTGTTGATCTACGAGAACCTCACAAACCTCGACCAGTTAGTGGGGAAAATCGGCAAGTTCTACGGCCTACCTCTCAAGGTTGAGGGCGGGAGCGGCAGCCCCGTGAGGGCTGTCGCCGAGATATGA
- a CDS encoding DUF402 domain-containing protein, with translation MYRARIRGIYATALTKLALDWGFKVVQPTEKIARRFGLEPDFSPPDITVKDHESKTGIVAMGLCEAVEAFLSKLTEYADPIVARARARLKEVFVGRAVGEATVEGPGGEVFDVPRRYVLTPGATGIYTVVRPPIGPLKGVAAPEIVVEGQYVELNTTGRVSYSEHIPAEEAVRLRILAETRLRQYASIGLRFKSSARYAPDDAIAAEAEALYKEMLEISKGGSPGQVLRRGKCFAVVLFDSASKARLDEARAAVVPTVRGHHALRAQGLGKCLDLLDHVGGDVYEKAAEFLAGEAAAVYHVKPWGEVVKMRAEPVGVRGGVLVLRRRLRPGGVLDGIGVKIERGFYALTCVPRGKGYVVHTYYTAEGKAVGTYVNANTVPEWGRRVIYIDLLVDKAFDGGGERVLDLDEYEKYAEMFPQRLRDPLSRLPKTPIWCTEEGIKTVA, from the coding sequence GTGTACAGGGCAAGGATTAGGGGGATTTACGCCACTGCCTTGACTAAGCTGGCGCTGGACTGGGGCTTCAAGGTGGTGCAACCGACAGAGAAGATTGCCCGCCGCTTCGGCCTAGAGCCCGACTTCTCGCCGCCCGACATCACCGTGAAGGACCACGAGTCTAAGACGGGGATTGTGGCGATGGGCCTATGCGAGGCGGTTGAGGCCTTTCTCTCAAAGCTTACGGAGTACGCCGACCCCATCGTGGCGAGGGCCAGGGCCCGGCTTAAGGAGGTTTTCGTGGGCAGGGCAGTGGGGGAGGCGACTGTGGAGGGGCCAGGCGGGGAGGTCTTTGACGTGCCCCGCCGCTATGTTTTGACCCCCGGCGCAACGGGCATCTACACAGTGGTGAGGCCGCCCATCGGCCCCCTCAAGGGCGTGGCGGCCCCCGAGATCGTGGTGGAGGGACAGTACGTCGAGCTCAACACCACGGGCCGCGTCTCCTACAGCGAGCACATACCCGCCGAGGAGGCGGTCCGGCTTAGGATCCTCGCCGAGACGAGGCTCAGGCAGTACGCCTCGATAGGCCTTAGGTTTAAGTCCTCCGCCCGCTATGCTCCGGATGACGCCATCGCCGCGGAGGCCGAGGCGCTTTATAAGGAGATGCTTGAAATCTCAAAGGGCGGCTCCCCGGGTCAGGTGCTTAGGCGGGGGAAGTGCTTTGCGGTAGTCCTCTTCGACTCTGCGTCGAAGGCTAGGCTCGACGAGGCGAGGGCCGCCGTTGTGCCCACCGTGAGGGGCCACCACGCACTTAGGGCGCAGGGCCTTGGGAAGTGCCTAGACCTCCTCGACCACGTCGGCGGCGACGTCTACGAGAAAGCCGCCGAGTTTTTGGCGGGAGAGGCGGCGGCGGTGTACCACGTAAAGCCGTGGGGCGAGGTGGTGAAGATGCGGGCTGAGCCCGTCGGGGTTAGGGGCGGCGTCTTGGTGCTGAGGAGGCGGCTTAGGCCAGGCGGCGTGTTGGACGGCATCGGCGTCAAGATAGAGAGGGGGTTCTACGCCTTGACGTGCGTCCCACGGGGCAAGGGCTACGTCGTACACACCTACTACACAGCAGAGGGGAAAGCCGTGGGGACGTACGTAAACGCCAACACGGTGCCCGAGTGGGGCCGCCGCGTTATCTACATCGACCTATTGGTGGACAAGGCCTTCGACGGGGGAGGAGAGAGGGTGCTTGACCTGGATGAGTACGAAAAATACGCCGAGATGTTCCCACAGAGGCTGAGGGACCCCCTCAGCAGACTGCCCAAGACGCCCATATGGTGCACCGAGGAGGGCATAAAGACGGTCGCCTAG